The proteins below are encoded in one region of Salvia splendens isolate huo1 unplaced genomic scaffold, SspV2 ctg1078, whole genome shotgun sequence:
- the LOC121788570 gene encoding uncharacterized protein LOC121788570 isoform X2 — protein sequence MNKSNYTVIVVHGFGSSKEMNFMASQDFLEELKICLLLFDRAGYGESDPNPKRSLKSEASDIEELADKLQLGSKFFVLGVSLGCYPVWGCLRRTPNRLAGVALVVPYINYKWPSLPSDLTKDDYRKGLSHWAVFVASHAPRLLYWWLTQKLFPSSTVLDRNPAFFSQKDIEVLKITPGYQLLSQNKVRDRTVFDSLRRDFVVAFGKWDFDPLELCNPYPQRESAVHIWQGHEDKVVPVQLQRHVSGKLPWIRYHEVPDGGHLLVYDSDVCEAILRSLVLGEDPPQMYRPQC from the exons ATGAATAAGTCCAATTACACAGTTATTGTTGTTCATGGATTTGGTAGCTCTAAAGAAATGAACTTTATGGCTTCCCAG GATTTTCTTGAGGAGTTGAAGATATGTCTTCTGTTGTTCGACCGGGCTGGATATGGCGAAAGCGATCCCAATCCGAAGAGATCCTTAAAAAGTGAAGCCTCTGACATTGAGGAGCTAGCTGATAAGTTGCAGCTGGGATCAAAGTTCTTCGTGCTTGGCGTTTCGTTGGGGTGCTACCCTGTCTGGGGTTGCCTCAGACGAACACCAAACAG GCTAGCTGGTGTTGCATTAGTAGTTCCATACATAAACTACAAATGGCCTTCTCTTCCGAGTGACCTAACGAAGGATGACTATCGAAAAGGCCTTTCCCATTGGGCTGTTTTCGTTGCAAGCCACGCTCCACGATTGCTGTATTGGTGGCTGACACAGAAGCTCTTCCCATCATCGACCGTTCTTGATAGGAACCCTGCATTCTTCAGTCAAAAGGACATAGAAGTGCTCAAGATCACACCGGGTTACCAATTGCTTAGTCAG AACAAGGTAAGGGATAGGACAGTGTTCGATTCCCTACGACGTGATTTTGTGGTGGCATTTGGCAAGTGGGACTTCGACCCGTTGGAGCTGTGCAATCCATATCCTCAGAGGGAAAGCGCGGTGCATATATGGCAGGGGCACGAGGACAAGGTGGTGCCGGTCCAGCTGCAGAGGCACGTCTCCGGGAAACTGCCTTGGATTCGGTATCACGAGGTCCCGGATGGAGGGCATCTGCTGGTTTATGATTCTGATGTGTGTGAAGCCATCTTGAGGTCTCTTGTTCTTGGAGAAGATCCTCCTCAAATGTATAGACCTCAATGCTAG
- the LOC121788570 gene encoding uncharacterized protein LOC121788570 isoform X1 yields MVFKKVAVLMMRCLGISKQPTLPAPPAETAESSSIDVEICGSKGIRLSDGRFLAYTERGVPMNKSNYTVIVVHGFGSSKEMNFMASQDFLEELKICLLLFDRAGYGESDPNPKRSLKSEASDIEELADKLQLGSKFFVLGVSLGCYPVWGCLRRTPNRLAGVALVVPYINYKWPSLPSDLTKDDYRKGLSHWAVFVASHAPRLLYWWLTQKLFPSSTVLDRNPAFFSQKDIEVLKITPGYQLLSQNKVRDRTVFDSLRRDFVVAFGKWDFDPLELCNPYPQRESAVHIWQGHEDKVVPVQLQRHVSGKLPWIRYHEVPDGGHLLVYDSDVCEAILRSLVLGEDPPQMYRPQC; encoded by the exons ATGGTTTTCAAGAAAGTGGCAGTTTTGATGATGCGTTGTTTAGGGATATCGAAGCAGCCCACTCTTCCTGCCCCTCCTGCTGAAACTGCTGAATCTTCATCCATTGATGTTGAAATCTGTGGCTCAAAAGGAATCAGGCTCAGTGATGGAAGATTCTTGGCTTACACAGAGAGAGGAGTCCCCATGAATAAGTCCAATTACACAGTTATTGTTGTTCATGGATTTGGTAGCTCTAAAGAAATGAACTTTATGGCTTCCCAG GATTTTCTTGAGGAGTTGAAGATATGTCTTCTGTTGTTCGACCGGGCTGGATATGGCGAAAGCGATCCCAATCCGAAGAGATCCTTAAAAAGTGAAGCCTCTGACATTGAGGAGCTAGCTGATAAGTTGCAGCTGGGATCAAAGTTCTTCGTGCTTGGCGTTTCGTTGGGGTGCTACCCTGTCTGGGGTTGCCTCAGACGAACACCAAACAG GCTAGCTGGTGTTGCATTAGTAGTTCCATACATAAACTACAAATGGCCTTCTCTTCCGAGTGACCTAACGAAGGATGACTATCGAAAAGGCCTTTCCCATTGGGCTGTTTTCGTTGCAAGCCACGCTCCACGATTGCTGTATTGGTGGCTGACACAGAAGCTCTTCCCATCATCGACCGTTCTTGATAGGAACCCTGCATTCTTCAGTCAAAAGGACATAGAAGTGCTCAAGATCACACCGGGTTACCAATTGCTTAGTCAG AACAAGGTAAGGGATAGGACAGTGTTCGATTCCCTACGACGTGATTTTGTGGTGGCATTTGGCAAGTGGGACTTCGACCCGTTGGAGCTGTGCAATCCATATCCTCAGAGGGAAAGCGCGGTGCATATATGGCAGGGGCACGAGGACAAGGTGGTGCCGGTCCAGCTGCAGAGGCACGTCTCCGGGAAACTGCCTTGGATTCGGTATCACGAGGTCCCGGATGGAGGGCATCTGCTGGTTTATGATTCTGATGTGTGTGAAGCCATCTTGAGGTCTCTTGTTCTTGGAGAAGATCCTCCTCAAATGTATAGACCTCAATGCTAG